The proteins below come from a single Iocasia fonsfrigidae genomic window:
- the cmr5 gene encoding type III-B CRISPR module-associated protein Cmr5, producing the protein MNKLKDMERERARLGFYIVKEIIKQDNETAKKFKTHIKNIPMYIYANGLIATLAFILKKSNQNNSNKLNLEEKSYNYISKILVDYFEQYTILKKIEVQEQKLENLIQEIINLSSEKEYRQYTLEVLFFLEWAVKFSEGMIGNE; encoded by the coding sequence ATGAATAAGCTCAAAGATATGGAAAGAGAACGAGCCAGGCTGGGTTTTTATATAGTTAAAGAAATTATTAAACAGGATAATGAAACTGCCAAAAAATTTAAAACACATATTAAGAATATTCCAATGTATATCTATGCAAATGGTCTTATTGCCACTCTAGCTTTTATATTAAAAAAATCGAATCAAAATAATTCAAATAAGCTTAATCTAGAAGAAAAAAGTTATAATTATATTAGCAAAATATTAGTGGATTACTTTGAACAGTATACAATATTAAAAAAAATAGAGGTGCAAGAACAAAAATTAGAAAACCTAATTCAAGAGATTATTAATCTTAGTAGTGAAAAGGAATATAGGCAATACACCTTGGAAGTATTATTTTTTTTGGAATGGGCAGTTAAATTTTCAGAGGGAATGATTGGAAATGAGTAA
- the cmr6 gene encoding type III-B CRISPR module RAMP protein Cmr6, giving the protein MSKVSKNTFYWKYKDNCKYNNKTYEFMFLQNIDYDQIEKANIEDLNFNYRLNSILLSRTELNNKSLDIQSLEDLIYDSKTYCNHLTAERKIPKELCNYSCIVKEYCENMNLELISDNMDMRVDDKLIIGLGNPSVLETSMTIHHVYGVPYLPGQALKGIFRKYFVDEVIENKGRDEIDLKDGISKDLYSKLFGDDFESENEGKVKKSGIVFFDAFPIENYKIDQDIINVHYNNYYQENKFPDGTDDPNLVNFYVVKDTTFKVLFALDKNIFKGYEFLFGKLKKYIKMALEDYGIGAKTAIGYGYLQSINNN; this is encoded by the coding sequence ATGAGTAAAGTGAGTAAAAATACCTTCTATTGGAAATATAAAGACAATTGTAAATATAATAATAAAACTTATGAGTTTATGTTTTTGCAGAATATTGATTATGATCAAATTGAAAAGGCAAATATTGAAGATTTAAATTTTAATTATAGGTTAAATAGTATATTATTGAGTAGGACTGAATTAAATAATAAATCACTAGATATACAGTCTTTAGAGGATTTAATATACGACAGTAAGACATATTGCAATCATTTAACGGCAGAACGCAAAATTCCAAAAGAATTATGCAATTATTCGTGTATTGTAAAAGAGTATTGCGAAAATATGAATTTAGAGTTAATAAGTGATAATATGGATATGAGGGTTGATGATAAGTTGATTATTGGACTGGGTAACCCAAGTGTATTAGAAACTTCAATGACTATTCATCATGTATATGGCGTTCCATATCTACCAGGTCAAGCTTTAAAAGGTATTTTTAGAAAATATTTTGTTGATGAAGTTATAGAAAATAAAGGGAGAGATGAGATTGATTTGAAAGACGGTATTAGCAAAGATTTGTATAGTAAGTTATTTGGAGATGATTTTGAAAGTGAAAATGAGGGAAAAGTGAAAAAGTCAGGTATAGTATTTTTTGATGCTTTTCCTATTGAAAATTATAAAATAGATCAAGATATTATAAATGTTCATTATAACAATTATTATCAGGAAAATAAATTTCCTGATGGTACTGATGATCCAAATCTTGTGAATTTTTATGTAGTTAAAGATACTACATTTAAAGTTTTATTTGCTTTAGATAAAAATATATTTAAAGGTTATGAATTTCTATTTGGTAAACTTAAAAAATATATAAAAATGGCATTAGAAGACTATGGAATTGGTGCTAAAACTGCTATTGGTTATGGGTATTTGCAGTCTATTAATAATAATTGA
- a CDS encoding CRISPR-associated endonuclease Cas6, protein MPEIQVVSLRYEIEDDLSLRYGHKLRGYFANNFKEILFHNHHDNGSLRYGYPLIQYKIVNKKPFILGINKGGELITEHFLSIEKLVLDNKEYLSPGGKLSVDRELIEVDNDYDMPVYKYNFITPWLGLSQDNYRVYRSKYIKAPQEDKMNFYKSVITGNILSFAKGIDWWVEEEIKVVPSLSDITVKFKGEEMLGFTGYFFSNVYLPEYIGLGKSTSRGFGTIIREKVI, encoded by the coding sequence TTGCCGGAAATTCAAGTAGTATCTTTAAGATATGAGATTGAAGATGACCTATCATTGCGCTATGGACATAAATTACGGGGATATTTTGCTAATAATTTCAAAGAGATATTATTTCATAATCATCATGATAATGGAAGTCTCCGTTATGGTTATCCCCTTATTCAATATAAAATTGTAAATAAAAAACCATTTATTCTGGGAATCAATAAAGGTGGAGAGTTAATAACTGAGCATTTTCTTTCTATTGAAAAACTAGTACTGGATAATAAAGAATATCTCTCTCCTGGTGGCAAATTATCTGTTGATAGGGAATTAATAGAAGTTGATAATGATTATGATATGCCAGTCTATAAATATAATTTTATTACTCCCTGGCTAGGACTAAGCCAGGATAATTATAGAGTTTATAGAAGCAAATATATAAAAGCTCCACAAGAAGATAAGATGAATTTTTATAAATCTGTAATCACTGGAAATATTCTCAGTTTTGCTAAAGGAATAGACTGGTGGGTTGAAGAAGAAATTAAAGTAGTACCATCTTTATCTGATATTACAGTAAAATTTAAAGGTGAAGAGATGCTAGGATTTACTGGCTATTTCTTCTCCAATGTATATTTACCAGAATATATAGGATTGGGTAAATCTACTAGTCGAGGGTTTGGTACAATTATAAGGGAAAAAGTAATTTAA
- a CDS encoding DUF5675 family protein, whose amino-acid sequence MKGILSYGCRFNKLETEITIKPLDDDLAGFETTLKKEFIRKIFFDYYSNIYVIKGYYPNNDVDECFKGVELERWASLKNSHKDAVKKVRIRWVRGEHVDREISFNACAIKYKEEIDTMNHHFYLLLIDVDREREIGYNNTITVNNSNLLYITIKPYIENKSLNSVLRKLDNKYTSISDLKSNYALINDLPTTGIASTRSIVEEDYWEMKLLVFSLSTEFKSVSFELNINFNKNGYDGLVNNGRPLNILRRIISVLTRHISSEAIKDVENIKKNFDIEKVLLSRQLKEKVKEIIKREDLIIQPSLNSIRLCKNNNGIGIGMSMNQELNSRMNWYQKVNLKPPKKDFTLGNYQLSLPDYDYESYDYSSWRTFKYNSNKMMKGEDIKQLQMILNQFGANLEVDGYYGSSTRKAVIGFQKSSGLSTDGVVGPNTREEIKKGLGMEIDKFEIVITRNEETEKTTVGQINVEGEDIGYTLERAWKNNQNNESRIPAGEYEAFIRKAGTSKWKYDVIQLKNVPGRTAIQIHRGNIYPHTVGCILVGKYKREVIEKIYIRDYADDYSKDIIGTDMVLDSRVALNEIMDKYKEKGGKIVVTIKDNF is encoded by the coding sequence GTGAAAGGTATATTATCTTATGGTTGCCGCTTTAATAAATTAGAAACAGAAATAACTATTAAGCCTCTAGATGATGATTTAGCAGGTTTTGAAACAACACTTAAAAAGGAATTTATCAGGAAGATTTTTTTTGATTACTATAGTAATATCTATGTTATTAAAGGTTATTATCCTAATAATGACGTTGATGAATGTTTTAAAGGAGTAGAACTAGAAAGATGGGCGAGTTTGAAAAATAGTCATAAAGATGCTGTAAAAAAAGTAAGGATCAGATGGGTTAGGGGAGAACATGTTGACAGAGAAATAAGTTTTAATGCATGTGCTATAAAATATAAAGAAGAAATAGATACTATGAACCATCATTTTTATTTATTATTAATAGATGTAGATAGGGAAAGAGAAATTGGCTATAATAATACAATAACAGTTAATAACAGTAATCTTTTATATATTACCATCAAACCCTATATAGAAAATAAGTCTCTTAATTCCGTACTGAGAAAATTAGATAATAAATATACATCTATAAGTGACCTAAAAAGTAATTATGCTTTAATAAATGACTTGCCTACAACTGGTATAGCAAGCACAAGGAGCATTGTAGAAGAAGATTATTGGGAAATGAAATTACTAGTATTTTCTTTAAGCACAGAATTCAAGTCGGTCTCCTTTGAACTAAATATAAACTTTAATAAAAATGGTTATGATGGGCTAGTTAACAATGGTAGACCTTTGAATATATTGAGGAGAATAATATCAGTACTAACTAGGCATATAAGTAGCGAGGCAATAAAAGATGTAGAAAACATAAAGAAAAATTTTGATATAGAAAAGGTGCTTTTGTCCAGGCAACTAAAGGAAAAGGTGAAAGAAATAATCAAAAGAGAAGACCTGATTATACAGCCCAGCCTTAATTCTATACGTCTTTGTAAGAATAATAATGGTATTGGAATAGGTATGAGCATGAACCAAGAATTAAATTCTCGAATGAACTGGTATCAAAAAGTAAATTTAAAACCACCTAAAAAAGATTTCACATTAGGTAATTATCAACTGAGTTTACCAGATTACGATTATGAATCTTATGATTATTCCAGCTGGAGAACTTTTAAGTATAATTCTAATAAAATGATGAAAGGTGAAGACATAAAGCAGTTACAAATGATCCTTAATCAATTTGGTGCTAATCTTGAAGTGGATGGGTATTATGGTTCTTCAACTAGGAAAGCTGTCATAGGATTTCAAAAGAGTAGTGGTTTATCAACTGATGGTGTAGTTGGACCAAATACTAGGGAAGAGATAAAAAAAGGCCTGGGGATGGAAATTGATAAATTTGAGATTGTCATTACAAGAAATGAAGAAACAGAGAAAACAACTGTAGGACAAATAAATGTTGAAGGAGAAGATATTGGATATACTTTAGAAAGGGCCTGGAAAAATAACCAAAATAATGAAAGTAGAATTCCTGCTGGAGAATATGAGGCTTTTATTAGGAAAGCTGGAACAAGTAAATGGAAATATGATGTAATCCAATTAAAGAATGTACCTGGCCGAACAGCTATACAAATTCATAGGGGTAATATCTATCCACATACAGTGGGTTGTATATTAGTTGGAAAGTATAAAAGGGAAGTGATAGAAAAAATTTATATAAGAGATTATGCAGATGATTATAGCAAAGATATTATAGGTACAGATATGGTTTTGGATAGCAGAGTGGCACTTAATGAAATTATGGATAAATATAAAGAAAAGGGAGGAAAAATTGTTGTAACAATAAAAGACAATTTTTAG
- a CDS encoding leucine-rich repeat domain-containing protein, with amino-acid sequence MKLKGRLFWLFIIIIILIVCFISLDVGLEVLGIKQEEVINFTDGNLEQIIRKELQKDSGVITISEVKDIRKLDASDSSITSIEGIKHLTNLTKLNLSRNKIEDIDELKYLTKLSSLDLSVLPLYKEGDLSPLSKLTNLKSLKLSRNYIADLSSLQNLTNLTYLRLCFNQISDISPLRNLTNLTELYLQTNYIENIDPLANLTNLRILNLDIENTINNVEVLLNLNKLEELHLSNVYIAKEDIGLLGKLKNLNLTALSLGGNNIEDISLLKDFTNLIYLALDGNEITDISPLIHIKKLETLCITQNKIKDIEPLLELKNLSYVDLSDNEFDKSKGSEAMKIVNKLRDRGSKVILDYDY; translated from the coding sequence ATGAAGTTAAAGGGACGATTGTTTTGGCTTTTTATTATAATTATAATTTTAATAGTTTGTTTTATTAGTTTAGATGTAGGGTTGGAAGTTCTGGGAATTAAACAAGAAGAAGTAATAAATTTTACAGATGGAAATTTAGAGCAGATAATTCGAAAGGAGCTTCAAAAAGACTCAGGAGTCATAACAATAAGTGAGGTTAAAGATATAAGAAAATTAGATGCCAGTGATAGTTCAATAACCTCCATAGAAGGGATTAAACACTTAACTAATTTAACTAAGTTAAATCTATCAAGAAATAAAATTGAAGATATTGATGAATTGAAGTATTTAACTAAATTAAGTAGCCTTGATTTAAGTGTTCTTCCCTTATATAAGGAGGGTGATTTAAGTCCATTATCTAAGCTAACAAATTTAAAGTCTTTGAAGCTCTCTAGAAATTATATTGCTGATTTAAGTTCATTACAGAATCTTACTAATTTAACTTATTTAAGACTTTGTTTTAATCAAATAAGTGATATCAGTCCACTAAGAAATCTTACTAATTTAACCGAGTTATATCTTCAAACTAATTACATTGAAAATATAGATCCGTTAGCAAATTTAACTAATTTAAGGATTTTAAATCTAGATATTGAAAATACAATAAATAATGTTGAAGTATTATTGAATTTAAATAAATTAGAAGAATTACATTTATCCAATGTGTATATTGCGAAAGAAGATATAGGGTTGTTGGGAAAACTTAAAAATCTAAATTTAACTGCCCTAAGTTTAGGAGGAAATAATATTGAAGATATAAGTCTACTAAAAGACTTTACTAATTTAATTTATTTAGCTCTTGACGGGAATGAGATAACAGATATATCTCCACTTATTCATATAAAAAAGCTGGAAACACTTTGTATAACCCAAAATAAAATAAAGGATATAGAACCTTTATTGGAGTTAAAAAACTTATCATATGTTGATTTAAGTGATAATGAATTTGATAAAAGCAAAGGTTCAGAAGCAATGAAAATAGTAAATAAATTAAGAGATAGGGGGTCAAAAGTTATTTTAGATTATGATTATTAA
- a CDS encoding helix-turn-helix domain-containing protein — protein MNNDIIISNIKQLRKIYDLTQQDLADKISFGRSTIGQIESGHSNPTSQLLNAISLVFGINKKWLETGKGPMKKNNKEILEQAINLINDLPATEKAFLELMENKLQDQNKEKATFYRLLHSLLETYQQADRDTQGYIIIQLRKSFSELLEE, from the coding sequence ATGAATAACGACATAATAATAAGTAATATCAAGCAATTAAGAAAAATTTATGATTTAACCCAACAGGATTTAGCAGATAAAATTTCTTTTGGACGGTCCACAATAGGACAAATAGAAAGTGGACATAGTAATCCGACAAGTCAATTATTAAATGCTATTTCACTTGTTTTCGGCATTAATAAAAAATGGTTGGAAACAGGGAAAGGGCCTATGAAGAAAAATAATAAAGAAATTCTTGAGCAAGCAATTAATCTTATAAATGATCTTCCTGCAACAGAAAAAGCTTTTTTGGAATTGATGGAAAATAAATTACAAGATCAAAATAAGGAAAAAGCAACATTTTACCGTTTATTACATTCACTACTGGAAACCTATCAGCAGGCTGACCGAGATACTCAGGGCTATATAATTATTCAGTTAAGAAAGTCTTTTAGTGAATTGCTGGAAGAATAA
- a CDS encoding mandelate racemase/muconate lactonizing enzyme family protein, with translation MKITKVDVMQVVTTESDGSVREDWRPVICRIYTDEGIYGDGEAALAYGIGAPAAYGMVKDLARLIIGMDPLDNEVIWDKLYKRTFWGQNGGPVVFAGISALDIALWDIKGKYFDVPVYKILGGKRRDNLRTYASQLQFGWGPEFQELSKTEDYVKASKKAVEEGYDCIKIDFFTYDRDGRAFTDEDMTRLRPQYYINLVEERIAAVREAIGPDVDIIMENHSNPDANSAVQLGRVAQQYNIFYFEEPNTPTPKKAKYICDKLEMPIAHGERVYSRWQYAPYFENQSVQVIQPDLGNTGGLTEGKKICDMAYTYDVSVQAHVCASPISTVAALHLESVIPNFVIHEHHRINLCDYNKKLCIHDYQPKDGKYKVPELPGLGNEFSEFALTHCEKVTVE, from the coding sequence ATGAAAATAACAAAGGTTGATGTAATGCAGGTAGTGACTACAGAGTCAGATGGTTCTGTACGAGAAGATTGGCGGCCGGTAATTTGCCGGATTTATACTGACGAAGGAATATATGGCGATGGTGAGGCAGCACTAGCTTACGGGATTGGGGCACCAGCGGCTTATGGAATGGTCAAGGATTTAGCCAGACTTATTATAGGGATGGATCCCTTAGACAATGAAGTTATTTGGGATAAACTATATAAAAGAACATTTTGGGGACAAAATGGCGGTCCGGTAGTATTTGCTGGTATATCAGCTTTAGATATTGCACTCTGGGATATTAAAGGAAAGTATTTTGATGTTCCCGTTTATAAAATTTTAGGCGGCAAACGTCGTGATAACTTGCGTACATATGCAAGTCAGCTGCAATTTGGCTGGGGGCCAGAATTTCAAGAACTAAGTAAAACTGAAGATTATGTTAAGGCCAGTAAAAAGGCGGTAGAAGAAGGTTATGATTGTATAAAAATAGACTTTTTCACTTATGACCGTGATGGTCGAGCTTTCACTGATGAAGATATGACTCGTTTACGTCCTCAATATTATATCAATCTGGTTGAGGAACGTATAGCAGCTGTTCGTGAAGCTATTGGTCCAGATGTTGATATAATTATGGAGAATCACTCTAATCCTGATGCTAATAGTGCAGTGCAGCTTGGTAGAGTAGCTCAACAATATAATATTTTTTATTTTGAAGAACCAAACACCCCTACACCCAAGAAAGCAAAATATATATGTGATAAGTTAGAAATGCCAATTGCACATGGAGAAAGAGTTTATTCCCGCTGGCAGTATGCACCATATTTTGAAAATCAGTCTGTTCAAGTTATCCAACCCGATCTTGGAAATACCGGTGGTCTGACTGAAGGCAAGAAAATTTGTGATATGGCCTATACTTATGATGTTTCTGTCCAGGCGCATGTCTGTGCAAGTCCAATCTCAACAGTTGCGGCATTGCATCTTGAAAGTGTGATACCAAACTTTGTGATTCATGAACACCATAGAATTAATCTTTGTGATTATAATAAAAAATTGTGTATACATGATTATCAACCTAAAGATGGTAAATATAAAGTGCCAGAACTACCAGGTTTAGGTAATGAGTTTTCGGAATTTGCCTTAACTCATTGTGAAAAAGTTACAGTTGAGTAA
- a CDS encoding APC family permease, giving the protein MSIKVIEEPAPKPGVLKKPELFALSIGQVIGAGVITLIVPAMKMTGYSAWLAYFIAIFFGFITLAPVVFVASTVRLGGGFYSLICDMAGPTVSGIYAFGYLAQTISLSLFGVAAAEYMSDTFPVFSGSFSKIVIGIFLLTLFYLVNLMGINIMATIQKYMTWLLIVALLMFTAFGIANIKLPIFEFTNPGFLANGWIQFTKGGLLEALKSESGLLKAGFIPAILLYVYSTQGYMMTIAYGRESKNATHDIPFAILMSVPALIVLYVGVAIAATGSFSIAEFGNSTSLTYAAKAIMPNFLFYVFIIAGPIMCLLSTLNSSFAFSAITIGQSCEDGWLPKKFGERNSRGARKYVLTFMYIIGVLPIIFQLRITTITNLIQLVVAALTFLYFVAYFKMPRKYPEAWNKSHLNIPNWIYYTIVVISLLANLIIFLKSIISISFILAMSLIVALAIAIAIGIWRSRTGDINIHTSVWVK; this is encoded by the coding sequence ATGAGTATTAAAGTAATAGAAGAACCTGCACCTAAACCTGGGGTATTAAAAAAACCTGAATTATTTGCACTTTCAATTGGACAGGTTATTGGTGCTGGAGTCATAACACTTATAGTTCCCGCTATGAAAATGACGGGGTACTCTGCCTGGCTGGCCTATTTTATAGCTATTTTTTTTGGTTTTATTACCCTTGCACCTGTAGTTTTTGTAGCTTCAACTGTAAGGCTTGGTGGAGGTTTTTACTCACTTATCTGTGATATGGCAGGGCCTACAGTGTCAGGGATTTATGCCTTTGGTTATCTGGCGCAAACAATCTCACTTTCTTTATTTGGAGTAGCTGCCGCTGAATACATGAGTGATACTTTTCCAGTTTTTTCAGGTTCATTTTCAAAGATCGTAATTGGGATATTTTTGCTCACATTATTTTATTTAGTTAATTTGATGGGTATCAATATCATGGCTACAATACAGAAATATATGACCTGGCTCCTTATTGTTGCTTTATTAATGTTTACTGCTTTTGGCATAGCAAATATTAAGCTTCCAATTTTTGAATTTACTAACCCGGGTTTTCTGGCTAATGGTTGGATCCAATTTACAAAAGGCGGCCTGCTGGAAGCATTGAAAAGTGAGAGCGGGCTGTTGAAAGCTGGTTTTATTCCAGCTATATTGCTATATGTATATTCTACTCAGGGATATATGATGACCATTGCTTATGGTCGTGAATCCAAAAATGCTACTCATGATATTCCTTTTGCAATATTAATGTCAGTTCCTGCTTTGATTGTTTTGTATGTAGGTGTTGCGATTGCTGCAACTGGCAGTTTTTCGATTGCAGAATTTGGCAATTCAACTTCCCTTACTTATGCAGCAAAGGCTATCATGCCTAATTTTTTATTTTATGTTTTTATTATAGCTGGACCAATAATGTGTCTTTTATCAACTCTTAACTCTTCGTTTGCATTTAGTGCTATAACTATTGGTCAAAGCTGTGAAGATGGCTGGCTGCCTAAGAAATTTGGAGAAAGAAATAGCAGAGGTGCTCGCAAATATGTTTTAACATTTATGTATATAATTGGTGTTCTTCCGATTATATTTCAACTTCGAATTACAACGATTACTAACCTAATACAGCTGGTTGTAGCGGCACTAACTTTTTTATATTTTGTGGCCTATTTTAAAATGCCCAGAAAATATCCAGAAGCATGGAACAAATCACATCTTAATATTCCTAACTGGATATATTATACAATTGTTGTTATAAGTCTGCTAGCTAATTTAATAATATTTCTTAAGTCAATAATTAGCATCAGTTTCATACTTGCTATGAGTTTAATAGTAGCTCTGGCTATTGCTATAGCTATTGGAATATGGCGCTCTAGAACAGGAGATATTAATATTCACACTTCAGTCTGGGTTAAATAA
- a CDS encoding glycerophosphodiester phosphodiesterase has protein sequence MLKCCAHRGYSSRAPENTMAAIEMALHTSGITGVEIDIQLTKDLVPVVIHDFFIDRTTNGQGFVRDKDYQQLSKFDAGSWFKAEYKGEKIPALEEVLQLFKETESKDDLIIEIKSDGHDSPEIEKRVIELIKQFNLTSQVYIKSFNHEIIKSINEIDPGFNTGLLISGRSTLILEQLEYTRASFISISHYYLDQNIIDLMESNGIGIMSWTVNKSSNINRITDLSDNIVIITNYPEKVLASKI, from the coding sequence ATGTTGAAATGCTGTGCTCACCGCGGTTATTCTTCCAGAGCGCCTGAAAATACTATGGCTGCTATAGAAATGGCCTTACATACATCAGGAATTACTGGAGTAGAGATTGATATTCAACTTACAAAAGACTTAGTTCCGGTAGTAATACATGATTTTTTTATTGATAGAACTACCAATGGACAAGGCTTTGTCAGAGATAAAGATTATCAACAATTAAGTAAATTTGATGCTGGCAGCTGGTTTAAAGCTGAATATAAAGGAGAGAAGATACCAGCGCTAGAGGAAGTATTACAGCTTTTTAAGGAAACAGAGAGTAAAGATGATTTAATAATAGAGATAAAGTCTGACGGACATGATTCTCCTGAAATTGAGAAGAGGGTAATTGAGCTGATAAAACAATTTAATTTGACCTCTCAGGTTTATATAAAATCATTCAATCATGAGATTATAAAATCTATTAATGAGATTGATCCAGGGTTTAACACTGGCTTATTGATAAGTGGTCGCTCTACACTAATACTGGAACAACTTGAGTATACTAGGGCTAGTTTTATATCTATTTCTCATTATTATCTAGACCAGAATATAATTGATCTGATGGAGAGTAATGGGATAGGAATCATGAGTTGGACTGTAAATAAAAGTAGCAATATTAATAGAATTACTGATCTGAGTGATAATATTGTAATAATTACTAATTATCCTGAAAAGGTTTTAGCTAGCAAAATTTAA